The Setaria viridis chromosome 9, Setaria_viridis_v4.0, whole genome shotgun sequence sequence CGTGGCCTAATTTGAATATTTTGGGATCCAACTTTTAGGCAAACTCTTGGAGAATGTGGTTAAATTTGGGTTCAACGGATTTGGAATGGATCCCAATACAGgtattttagatctgaaacttgtgtcgattatttaagCATAAAGATGGCaccaaatgaaaacagtttgCACTGCATAGTTTCAGATctaaacttgtgtcgattatttgtgCATCTAAGATGacaccaaatgaaaaaagttgtAACTACAAAGTTCTAGATCTCGTCAAGCTCACaaatttcatataaagtttatctccatccaagtttatatgaattagttataattttttaaaagtgtACTATGCAGAGGAGGTAACCTACCGCCAGTGTCcaattttttgcaaaatactaaaatagaaaataaaaaaaaatcagccgAGGACGAGGCTTTACTCTACCGGTAGCCATATAGAATCCACCTTCTCGAGCGAACAGTTGTGCTTCGGCCCAAACAGAAAAACCTCACCTTTTTCCCGATAAAGCCTAGCAGAACCTCTTACTGAGCCCGGCCCACTTTGTCCTTAAACTTCTTACCCCCTGACGtatttagggtgcgtttggtaccggggacgggacgggacgggatgggACAATCCCAAATTTGATAGTGTTTGGTTTAGAGTCACGAGGGATGGGACGGTCCACAAATGGGAATATGCTGCCAAGATGCGGGATGACCCCGTCCGGCCAAAACGAGCGGACAGGGTCATCCCACTTCGGGCGCCATCTGCTCCGTCCTTCTCCGTTCGCGAGACTGGCGCGGGGGCTTCTTCGTCTCCGGCAGGGCAGGGTCCTCCAACCGTGCGGCCGGTGCCTAGGGTCGGCGGCGTGGCCTGGGGCGAGCGGCCAGCGGGGCGAGCGCCCCTGGCGCCGCAGCCGATGCCCACGGCCAGCGGGGACCTCCGGCAGCACGTCTTGGGGTGAGCGGGGACCTCCGACGGCGCGGCCTGGGGCGAGCGGGGTCAGCAGGGAGctccggcgggggcgagcgggggcggcgcggcttggGGCGGTAGGGAGCTCCGGCGGGGGTGGGAACCGGCTTGTCGGCGGCGGATAGGGAGATGGGTCTGGTTGGAGAAGATAAGGgtgaggagagaaaaaaaaagaaaagaagatgacACGTGGGCCCatatatgacatgtgggtcccactaAACACATGTATTACCCGAGCCATCCGTTCCTCGTTTTCAATCCATcgtaccaaacaaaaaactgggaTGAATTCATCCCTCTGCGCCAAACATCAGACGGGATGATCCCATCCCAAAAAATAGAGACGGCACCGTCCATCCCTTcttgtctccaaaccaaacgcaTCCTATTGAACACACAACGGGATGCCAGGCTCAGTCTGCCGATCGCTGGACAATTCAACCACTCAACTCGAATCAAACGCAAGCAGTGTGGGACAATCCCGTTGCCTGTGTACGCAGAACGTTCAGGAAGTAGGCAACCGCTCGGATTGGAGAGTCCGAGAGAGCCTTGACTAGGGATGAAAGTGGAAACAGAAATTCTCGTTTACCGGGGCTCGTCTCCGAGGTGTTTTCTCGCttttttttgacaaaacaaTTACGGAAGCGATAACCGCAAATACGGAAACGATAACGGTAAAAAAAAATACGGAATCGATAACGAAAACGATTTAGCTTCCTTCCGATCGTTTCCACATTTTTCCGTATATTAACCCGATAATTTCCGTCGGTATTTCCCCCGTATATTGCAGTCCATCTCCAAAGTCTGTTGTATCATCTGGCCGAAGTGGCCAAGCCCACGTCGCAGCCGACCAGCCAAAGCCCAAACTTCTCAGGCCCGAGGTTCAGCTGTGGCGCATGCAGGCAGACTTGTGAGAGATTGGGTCGTCGATGATGCTATTGCTATGCGCGTTGAATGCATGGTTAACATATTTGTGAACTTTTTTTAGCGAGAAAAAATATTTGTGAACTTGTGCTACGTTAAACTTGAAAGTTGAACTTGCGTCATGCTACTTGCCTACTTGGGTTACTGTAAACTTGCTACTTGGTTGAAGGCTTGGCTTTCCTATATGGACTTATAGTCAAGTCATGTGTATCATGTgttattgttttttttactaTGAATTATCGATTCCTGATCGATATCGATACGTTTTCGACCAGGTAGTTTCGTTTCCGATGTTACCGTAACACCGGTATCGTTTTCGTTTCCGACAATATTGATTTCAATTTCGTTTCCGCCTGAAAATCTGAAACTGAAAACAATTTAAGTCTCTTCCGATCGTTTTCATGCCTAGCCTTGACAATAGCACTGGACAGGAAAAAACACACTTGGCTCGAGACAGTTTTGCACGCTTCAGAATGGAGCGGTCTGTAAGCAATCGAGTCCCTGGGGCGGTAGAGCTCCCACTTCCCAGGGATGGATGATCCACAGGTGAGTCTACTGGATCATGACCACTCACTTTCAGATGTGCAAGGATAAGGCCAGCCACACTTAACCGGCGTTTTCATCCTGTGATGCCTGGGTGTGACCCTCGCTAGCGTGGCACAGAATTGtcgtgccaaaaaaaaaaaacagattttGTCACTGCTCGATCGACTGCCGCGTGCTTTTCGTCGGTGATGATGCGATGTACTCCAGTACTGTTGCTGTTCAGACCAGTCATAAAAATGGACCGATCCTTTTGTTGGTAGATGAAACAGAGACTTCGCATGGCCCCTGAAAACTACTTACCAGGCAGTCTCTAATGCTACCTCTTTATAGCATCGAGTATAAATGTAGTGGTACAGTACAGTATACAGCTTGTCGGGACAAGTATGTTCTAACAGTATAGTCTAGGCACTCATCTCTAGCTCCTAGCACtttacacacacacacccttAGTATTTTTTTACCTGTAAATATGCACAGTAAAATTCTCTACGGTCGTCTATACACTGCTGAACAGTGAAGAAACTGATCTGAACAAAGAGATGAAACGAACCAAGAGCATGTGCAACTGCCTTGTATCACTACTGCTACTCCTACCCGAGCTACCTACGTGCACCTTCCTGCTacgcgcgctcctcctcctcctccgcctcctccggcgaACCGCGTCGACGTCCTGCCCGTTGAGCTGGGCGAGCTGCCTGGAGTGGTTGCCGATGATGCCCGCGGCGTGGCGGTCCTCGGGGAGTATGATCTCGTACCCGTCCCTGAGCGTGTCCATGCCTGGGTCGAGCAGCTGCCAGAaggcgccgccgacgagcggccctccctccgccgccgagtCGTAGATGGAGTCGAGCACGAGGTCCAGGAACCGGTCCCGCTGCGTCCGgttggcgccggcgacgccctcCCAGAGGAACTTGCCGTACTCGGTGACGAGCAGCGGCTTGCCGAGGTAGagctcggtggcggcggcgtgcgacCGCGTCCAGTTGCGGAGGAAGGCGAGcttcgcggcggcgccggagccccAGAGCCAGACGTCCGGGTAGAGGTGGATGGTGGCGAAGtccacgccggcggcgcggtgggtgCCCACGTAGTTGGTGCCGTAGTAGATGCCCCACGGGTTGAGGTCCTTGCTCTCGTGCGTGCCGGCGCCGTAGAAGCCCTCCAGCCCCGCCGTCACCAggtgcttgtcgccgtcgatgGACTTCACGTACGGCGCCATCTCCTCCACCCACGCCTGCAGCACCGTCCGGCCAGCCGGAATCAAATC is a genomic window containing:
- the LOC117837010 gene encoding mannan endo-1,4-beta-mannosidase 3 isoform X2, with amino-acid sequence MARPRRPGVLPATLLLLFLAASAAAPWRQYGLAAVAAAPDGGGGFVGVNGTQFVMGSGGTKTVYFSGFNAYWLMLVASDPARRAKVVAAFRQASDHGLNLARTWAFSDGGETPLQVSPGVYDEAMFQGLDFVIAEARRHGIYLLLCLVNNFHDFGGKRQYVAWAREAGHGGLATADDFFNSTVVKGYYKDHVKAVLTRVNTVTGVAYREDPTILGWELMNEPRCDADPTGAMVQAWVEEMAPYVKSIDGDKHLVTAGLEGFYGAGTHESKDLNPWGIYYGTNYVGTHRAAGVDFATIHLYPDVWLWGSGAAAKLAFLRNWTRSHAAATELYLGKPLLVTEYGKFLWEGVAGANRTQRDRFLDLVLDSIYDSAAEGGPLVGGAFWQLLDPGMDTLRDGYEIILPEDRHAAGIIGNHSRQLAQLNGQDVDAVRRRRRRRRRSARSRKVHVGSSGRSSSSDTRQLHMLLVRFISLFRSVSSLFSSV